A region of Sphingobium baderi DNA encodes the following proteins:
- the hutC gene encoding histidine utilization repressor yields MTEQKNKSAQAIHSRIRQDIETRIMSGEWRPGHRIPYEHEWMALYGCSRMTVNKALRSLVQAGLLESRRRAGTFVAAPRFHRAALEIPDIRAEVAEQGLAYRIELIRCERRHADDGDKALLQVSGGDILAIKCRHFADDQPYALEHRLINLDAVPEAAGVDFSTEPPGSWLLGHVPWTEAEHRITAINVDAAAAAQLGVATGHACISLERWTWRGDERITYARQVYPGERYALVAHFRA; encoded by the coding sequence TTGACGGAGCAGAAGAACAAAAGCGCGCAAGCGATCCACAGCCGTATCCGGCAGGATATCGAAACGCGCATCATGTCGGGTGAATGGCGCCCGGGCCACCGCATTCCTTATGAACATGAGTGGATGGCGCTTTACGGTTGTTCCCGCATGACGGTGAACAAGGCGCTGCGCTCGCTGGTCCAGGCGGGGCTTCTGGAAAGCCGCAGACGCGCGGGCACTTTTGTCGCGGCGCCCCGCTTCCACCGCGCCGCGCTCGAAATTCCCGACATCCGCGCTGAAGTGGCTGAGCAGGGATTGGCCTATCGCATCGAACTCATCCGCTGCGAGCGCCGTCATGCCGATGACGGGGACAAGGCGCTGCTTCAGGTTTCAGGCGGCGACATCCTCGCCATAAAATGTCGCCATTTCGCGGATGACCAACCCTATGCGTTGGAACATCGCCTCATCAACCTTGATGCCGTGCCCGAGGCGGCTGGAGTCGATTTTTCCACTGAACCGCCCGGTTCGTGGCTGCTGGGCCATGTCCCGTGGACGGAGGCCGAACATCGTATCACCGCGATCAACGTGGATGCCGCCGCTGCCGCGCAACTGGGTGTCGCCACGGGCCACGCCTGCATCTCGCTCGAACGCTGGACGTGGCGCGGGGATGAACGGATTACCTATGCGCGACAGGTTTATCCAGGCGAACGCTATGCGCTGGTCGCGCATTTTCGGGCATAA
- the hutH gene encoding histidine ammonia-lyase encodes MIDVLLCPGDVALAEWRAIYRGAAVRLDPAHAERVAESAAAVARILAKGDPVYGINTGFGKLASVRIGDDDLARLQRNIVLSHAAGVGAPAPVPVVRLMMALKLASLAQGASGVRPETVALLEAMLAQGLTPVVPAQGSVGASGDLAPLAHMAATMIGVGEIFADGVRMPASDALRQAGLSPVELGPKEGLALLNGTQFSCSLALAGLFEAERLFQSALVTGALSTEAARGSDTPFDPRIHDLRRHRGQIEVAATLRALMAGSPIRASHLEGDARVQDPYCLRCQPQVMGAALDVLRQAAATLEIEANGVSDNPLIFPDTDEALSGGNFHAEPVAFAADMIALAICEIGSIAERRIAMLVDPALSGLPAFLTPRPGLNSGFMIPQVTAAALVSENKQRATPASVDSIPTSANQEDHVSMAAHGARRLLDMTENAMAVIGIEWLAAAQGVDFHAPLASSEPLEAARACLRNEVPTLTDDRHFHPVMERANALIRSGALLAVVHDLPGVA; translated from the coding sequence ATGATCGATGTCCTGCTTTGCCCCGGCGACGTAGCCCTGGCGGAATGGCGCGCAATCTATCGCGGCGCGGCGGTGCGGCTCGACCCGGCCCATGCCGAGCGCGTGGCAGAAAGCGCGGCGGCGGTGGCGCGCATATTGGCGAAGGGCGATCCGGTCTATGGCATCAATACCGGCTTCGGAAAGCTCGCCAGCGTCCGCATCGGCGACGACGATCTGGCGAGGTTACAGCGTAATATCGTGCTGAGCCATGCGGCGGGCGTGGGCGCGCCCGCGCCTGTGCCGGTGGTGCGGCTGATGATGGCGCTGAAGCTCGCCAGTCTGGCGCAGGGCGCTTCGGGCGTGCGACCGGAAACGGTCGCGCTGCTGGAGGCTATGCTGGCCCAGGGACTGACGCCGGTAGTTCCCGCACAGGGTTCGGTGGGGGCAAGCGGCGACCTTGCGCCGCTGGCGCATATGGCCGCGACGATGATCGGCGTGGGCGAGATTTTCGCCGATGGCGTTCGGATGCCTGCTTCCGACGCCTTGAGGCAGGCAGGGCTCTCACCAGTCGAACTGGGGCCGAAGGAGGGGCTGGCGCTGCTCAATGGGACGCAGTTTTCTTGCAGCCTTGCGCTGGCCGGACTGTTCGAGGCGGAACGGCTGTTCCAGTCCGCGCTGGTGACAGGCGCGCTTTCGACCGAGGCGGCCAGGGGTTCCGACACGCCTTTCGACCCGCGCATCCATGATCTTCGTCGACACAGGGGACAGATTGAGGTCGCCGCGACCCTGCGTGCGCTGATGGCCGGATCGCCGATCCGCGCGAGCCATCTGGAAGGCGACGCGCGGGTGCAGGACCCCTATTGCCTGCGCTGCCAGCCGCAGGTGATGGGCGCGGCACTGGACGTGCTGCGGCAGGCGGCAGCCACGCTGGAGATCGAAGCGAACGGCGTTTCGGACAATCCGCTGATCTTCCCCGATACCGATGAGGCGCTATCGGGCGGCAATTTCCATGCCGAGCCGGTCGCTTTCGCCGCTGACATGATTGCGCTGGCGATCTGCGAGATCGGCTCCATCGCGGAGCGGCGCATCGCCATGCTGGTGGACCCGGCACTGTCGGGCCTGCCTGCTTTCCTGACGCCCAGACCCGGCCTCAATTCGGGTTTCATGATCCCGCAGGTGACGGCGGCTGCCCTCGTTTCCGAGAACAAGCAGCGCGCCACTCCTGCCAGCGTCGATTCCATCCCGACATCGGCCAATCAGGAGGATCATGTATCCATGGCCGCCCATGGCGCGCGCCGCCTGCTGGACATGACGGAGAATGCGATGGCGGTGATCGGGATCGAATGGCTCGCCGCCGCGCAGGGCGTGGATTTCCATGCGCCGCTGGCATCAAGCGAACCGTTGGAAGCCGCTCGCGCCTGCTTGCGAAACGAGGTGCCGACGCTGACCGACGACCGGCATTTCCATCCGGTCATGGAGCGGGCCAACGCGCTGATCCGATCAGGCGCGCTGCTTGCCGTCGTCCATGATTTGCCGGGGGTTGCATGA
- the hutG gene encoding N-formylglutamate deformylase: MTDWLEITRGDAPLIVAFPHTGMELADVEGAFRSPWLARRDADWWVDRLYGFARGLGATTVRSRISRSVIDLNRDPSGVSLYPGQTTTELCPTSTFDGDPLYTGTTPGDAEIARRRAIWFAPYHAALEGEIVRLRTLHPRIVLYDAHSVRSHVPRLFDGELPQFNIGTNGGVTCDPALEAAVTGICAEGPFSHVLNGRFRGGWTTRHYGRPENGVHAIQMELAMRGYMDEPDILDEGNWPPPFNPARAAAIAPILTRILQACITFAQQESRS, translated from the coding sequence ATGACTGATTGGCTGGAAATCACGCGGGGCGACGCGCCGCTGATCGTCGCCTTTCCCCATACAGGTATGGAATTGGCCGATGTGGAGGGAGCTTTCCGGTCGCCATGGCTGGCGCGGCGGGATGCCGACTGGTGGGTGGACCGGCTTTACGGCTTTGCGCGGGGATTGGGCGCGACGACCGTTCGCAGCCGCATTTCCCGCAGCGTGATCGACCTCAATCGCGACCCTTCCGGCGTCTCGCTTTATCCGGGACAGACGACGACAGAGCTTTGCCCGACCTCGACCTTCGACGGCGATCCGCTTTATACCGGCACGACGCCCGGCGATGCGGAGATCGCGCGGCGCAGGGCCATCTGGTTCGCCCCCTATCATGCGGCACTGGAAGGAGAAATCGTTCGGCTGCGAACGCTGCATCCGCGCATCGTCCTCTATGACGCCCATTCGGTCCGCAGCCATGTCCCGCGCCTGTTCGATGGCGAATTGCCACAATTCAATATCGGCACCAATGGCGGCGTCACTTGCGATCCTGCGCTGGAGGCAGCGGTGACGGGCATTTGCGCGGAAGGCCCCTTCAGCCATGTGCTGAACGGGCGTTTCCGGGGCGGGTGGACGACGCGCCATTATGGCCGCCCCGAAAACGGCGTCCACGCGATCCAGATGGAACTGGCCATGCGCGGCTACATGGATGAGCCGGATATTCTCGATGAGGGCAATTGGCCGCCCCCTTTCAATCCGGCGCGCGCCGCCGCCATCGCCCCGATCCTCACCCGCATATTGCAGGCCTGCATCACCTTCGCCCAGCAGGAATCCAGATCATGA
- a CDS encoding low molecular weight protein-tyrosine-phosphatase, whose amino-acid sequence MSKPSVLFVCLGNICRSPLAEAAFREQAALARLAAEADSAGTGDWHIGSPPDPRAQAVALRHGIDISTYRGRQVQAEDFYRFEHIFALDGENLRDLRRIRPADGTAHLALLMDLVPGREGTNVTDPYFGDAEGFDVTWSDVTIAAANLVEKLLERQD is encoded by the coding sequence ATGAGCAAGCCTTCCGTCCTGTTCGTGTGCCTTGGCAATATCTGCCGTTCGCCGCTTGCCGAAGCCGCGTTCCGCGAACAGGCAGCACTGGCGCGGCTGGCAGCGGAGGCGGATTCGGCCGGAACAGGCGACTGGCATATTGGGTCGCCCCCTGATCCGCGCGCGCAGGCGGTGGCGCTGCGTCATGGGATCGACATCAGCACCTATCGCGGGCGGCAGGTGCAGGCAGAGGATTTCTATCGCTTCGAGCATATTTTCGCGCTCGACGGAGAAAATCTGCGCGACCTGCGCCGCATTCGCCCGGCGGACGGAACGGCGCATCTAGCGCTGTTGATGGACCTTGTGCCGGGGCGGGAGGGGACGAACGTAACCGATCCCTATTTCGGCGATGCGGAGGGGTTCGATGTGACGTGGAGCGATGTGACGATAGCAGCGGCCAACTTGGTGGAAAAGCTGCTGGAACGTCAAGATTGA
- a CDS encoding formimidoylglutamate deiminase, producing MRLWFEAALLPEGWRDHVRVTVADGLIVQVLPDTLPAPDDERHGPAIPGLANLHSHAFQRGIAGLTERAGSGSDSFWTWREAMYRFVDRLDPEGLRAIAALAYVEMLESGFTRVGEFHYLHHDRDGQRYADRAAMSCVIAEAARESGIALTLLPVFYAHAGFGGTPPTQGQRRFVHDLDGYATLLEAAGKVIADLEGAVLGVAPHSLRAVLPEELSQITALLLQGPVHIHIAEQMAEVDDCLAWSGQRPVEWLFDHASVDRRWCLVHATHVTPEELGRIADRQAVVGLCPITEANLGDGIFPARAFLNKGGRIGVGSDSNVEIDAAAELRLLEYGQRLQHRGRNLLAGGPGQSTGGSLFRAVQGGGAQASGQQPHGLAVGAPADIVAFRPDHSVLVERREDAILDSWIFAGGKALVDSVWRHGRRRVSEGRHLARPAIEARYRRTLGAYLD from the coding sequence ATGCGGCTTTGGTTCGAAGCGGCCCTGTTGCCTGAAGGGTGGCGGGATCATGTCCGGGTCACGGTGGCGGACGGCCTGATCGTGCAGGTTTTGCCGGACACGCTCCCGGCTCCAGATGACGAACGCCATGGCCCAGCGATTCCTGGCCTTGCCAATCTGCACAGCCATGCTTTCCAGCGCGGCATCGCGGGTCTGACCGAGCGGGCGGGAAGCGGCTCCGACAGTTTCTGGACATGGCGGGAGGCCATGTATCGCTTCGTCGACCGGCTCGATCCGGAAGGGCTGCGCGCCATCGCTGCTCTTGCCTATGTCGAGATGCTGGAAAGCGGCTTCACCCGTGTTGGCGAGTTCCATTATCTGCACCATGATCGCGACGGCCAACGCTATGCCGACCGTGCAGCCATGTCCTGCGTCATCGCCGAGGCGGCGCGCGAAAGCGGCATTGCGCTGACGCTGCTCCCCGTATTCTACGCGCATGCAGGGTTTGGCGGGACGCCGCCCACGCAGGGGCAGAGGCGCTTCGTCCACGACCTCGACGGCTATGCCACCCTGCTGGAGGCGGCGGGTAAGGTGATCGCCGACCTTGAAGGCGCGGTGCTGGGCGTCGCGCCGCATAGCCTGCGCGCCGTCCTGCCGGAGGAACTCTCCCAGATTACGGCGCTGCTTCTGCAAGGCCCGGTCCACATCCACATCGCCGAGCAGATGGCGGAGGTGGACGACTGCCTTGCGTGGAGCGGCCAGCGTCCGGTGGAATGGCTGTTCGACCATGCATCGGTGGACAGGCGCTGGTGCCTTGTCCACGCAACCCATGTTACGCCCGAAGAACTGGGCCGGATCGCCGATAGGCAAGCGGTCGTCGGTCTGTGTCCCATTACCGAGGCCAATCTGGGCGATGGCATCTTTCCCGCACGCGCCTTCCTAAACAAGGGCGGGCGGATCGGCGTTGGCTCCGATTCCAATGTGGAGATCGATGCGGCAGCGGAACTACGCCTGCTCGAATATGGCCAGCGCCTCCAGCATCGGGGCCGCAACCTTCTGGCGGGAGGGCCGGGCCAGTCCACCGGCGGCAGCCTCTTTCGCGCCGTTCAAGGCGGCGGAGCACAGGCCAGCGGGCAACAGCCGCATGGACTGGCGGTGGGCGCGCCCGCCGACATCGTCGCCTTCCGGCCGGACCATAGCGTGTTGGTGGAACGCCGCGAGGATGCGATCCTCGACAGCTGGATTTTTGCGGGCGGGAAGGCGCTGGTCGATAGCGTCTGGCGTCATGGCCGCAGGCGCGTTAGCGAAGGCCGCCATCTGGCGCGCCCCGCGATCGAGGCACGCTATCGCCGGACATTGGGGGCCTATCTGGATTGA
- the hutI gene encoding imidazolonepropionase, whose amino-acid sequence MRIATLRADAPGLGYIERGAVGAVEGNIAFVGPAADAPDAKEIIDCHGRWATPGLIDCHTHLIHGGNRAREFEMRLEGASYEEIARAGGGIISTMKATRAASEAELVASALPRLDALIAEGVTTIEVKSGYGLDPGTEIRMLRAARRLGAERLVRVETSFLGAHALPPEFAGDADGYIAMLCEEVIPQVAASGLADAVDAFCENIGFTPEQTRRLFEAATRFELPVKLHAEQLSNLHGAALAAEFGALSADHLEYLDEDGITAMARVGTVATLLPGAYYFMRETNLPPIEGLRRAGVPIALATDCNPGTSPLTSLLLVMNMGATLFRLTVAECLAGVTRNAARALGLGNRIGTIEAGKSCDLAIWDIESPAELAYRMGFNPLHARIWSGQ is encoded by the coding sequence ATGCGGATCGCGACATTGCGCGCGGACGCACCGGGCCTGGGCTACATCGAGCGCGGCGCGGTGGGCGCGGTCGAAGGAAACATCGCCTTTGTAGGGCCTGCCGCCGACGCGCCGGACGCAAAGGAGATCATCGACTGCCACGGCCGCTGGGCCACGCCGGGATTGATCGACTGCCACACGCACCTGATCCACGGCGGCAATCGCGCGCGTGAGTTCGAAATGCGGCTGGAAGGCGCGTCTTATGAGGAGATCGCGCGGGCAGGCGGCGGCATTATCTCCACCATGAAGGCGACGCGCGCGGCAAGCGAGGCGGAGTTGGTGGCGTCCGCCCTCCCCCGGCTGGATGCGCTGATAGCCGAGGGCGTGACCACGATCGAGGTGAAGTCGGGATATGGTCTCGACCCCGGAACGGAGATCCGGATGCTGCGCGCGGCGCGGCGACTGGGTGCGGAAAGGCTGGTGCGGGTCGAGACGAGCTTTCTGGGCGCTCATGCGCTGCCGCCGGAATTTGCAGGCGATGCGGACGGCTATATCGCCATGCTGTGCGAGGAAGTGATACCGCAAGTGGCTGCGAGTGGACTGGCCGACGCGGTGGACGCTTTTTGCGAGAACATCGGTTTCACGCCGGAGCAGACGCGGCGGCTGTTCGAGGCGGCCACGCGGTTCGAACTGCCGGTGAAGCTTCATGCCGAGCAGCTTTCCAACCTGCACGGCGCGGCGCTGGCGGCGGAGTTCGGCGCGCTGTCCGCCGATCATCTGGAATATCTGGACGAGGACGGGATCACAGCGATGGCGCGGGTCGGGACGGTCGCCACGTTGCTGCCCGGCGCTTATTATTTCATGCGGGAGACGAATCTGCCGCCGATTGAAGGACTGCGCCGGGCGGGCGTACCGATCGCGCTGGCGACGGACTGCAATCCGGGCACCTCGCCACTCACCTCGCTGCTGCTGGTAATGAATATGGGGGCGACGCTGTTCCGGCTGACGGTCGCGGAATGTCTGGCGGGCGTCACCCGCAACGCCGCCCGGGCATTGGGGCTGGGCAACCGGATCGGCACCATCGAGGCCGGCAAGAGTTGCGACCTTGCCATCTGGGACATCGAAAGCCCCGCCGAACTTGCCTATCGCATGGGGTTCAACCCCCTCCATGCCCGCATCTGGAGTGGTCAATGA
- a CDS encoding ATP-binding protein, translating to MTASISIGTDGSGNPVLVDVEELLATRLLVQGNSGSGKSHLLRRLLEESAPLVQQVVIDPEGDFVTLADEYGHVVIDAGDYNEREIVTMATRIREHRASVVLSLESLELEAQMKCAATFLSTLFDAPRDHWYPALVVVDEAQMFAPVAAGDVSDEARRLSLAAMTNLMCRGRKRGLAGVIATQRLAKLAKNVAAEASNFLMGRTFLDIDMARAADLLGMERRQAEQIRDLERGRFLALGPAICRRPVAVKIGSVKTSTRGGTHKLMPPPAAATGDMQELLFAQVEEESALPPPPSRPEPAPLPAEEVMRALAAAPSAKPVEPEFDMGESDGVIVAVLEDIVADLGEAQPSVSTLYQDFTVRCRMKGLKRAPIDLPAFRKRFAMAQAGMADAADPRWEDALRAADPLPEDMLAPFLLIARAAMQGLPCPDDAELARAYGTSSPGRVRRLIDYMEKLGVIVARTDFGGRRSIGVPQLGLSTAAAEG from the coding sequence GTGACCGCCAGTATCAGCATAGGAACAGACGGCTCGGGAAACCCCGTGCTGGTCGATGTGGAAGAATTGCTCGCCACCCGCCTGCTCGTGCAAGGCAATTCGGGGTCGGGCAAGTCGCATCTGCTGCGCCGGCTGCTGGAGGAAAGCGCCCCGCTGGTGCAGCAGGTGGTGATCGATCCGGAGGGCGATTTCGTCACGCTGGCCGATGAATATGGCCATGTGGTGATCGATGCGGGCGACTATAATGAGCGCGAGATCGTCACGATGGCGACCCGGATTCGCGAACATCGCGCTTCCGTCGTGCTCAGTCTCGAATCGCTGGAGCTGGAAGCGCAGATGAAATGCGCCGCGACATTCCTGTCCACCCTGTTCGACGCGCCGCGCGATCATTGGTATCCCGCGCTCGTCGTGGTCGATGAAGCGCAGATGTTCGCGCCGGTGGCCGCAGGCGACGTATCGGACGAGGCGCGGCGACTGTCGCTGGCGGCGATGACAAACCTCATGTGCCGGGGGCGCAAGCGCGGGCTGGCTGGCGTGATCGCGACGCAGCGGCTGGCGAAGCTCGCCAAGAATGTGGCGGCCGAAGCGTCGAACTTCCTGATGGGGCGCACCTTCCTCGACATCGACATGGCGCGCGCCGCCGACCTGCTCGGCATGGAGCGGCGGCAGGCGGAGCAGATTCGTGATCTGGAACGCGGACGGTTTCTCGCGCTGGGTCCGGCGATCTGCCGCCGTCCGGTCGCAGTCAAGATCGGTTCGGTCAAGACCAGCACGCGCGGCGGCACGCACAAGCTGATGCCGCCGCCCGCCGCCGCGACCGGCGACATGCAGGAATTGTTGTTCGCACAGGTGGAGGAGGAGAGCGCGCTCCCCCCGCCGCCGTCCCGGCCCGAACCCGCGCCGCTGCCTGCGGAGGAAGTGATGCGCGCCCTTGCCGCCGCGCCTTCCGCCAAGCCGGTGGAGCCGGAGTTCGACATGGGCGAATCCGACGGCGTCATCGTCGCGGTGCTGGAGGATATCGTCGCCGACCTTGGGGAAGCGCAGCCAAGCGTGTCGACGCTCTATCAGGACTTCACCGTGCGCTGCCGGATGAAGGGACTGAAGCGCGCGCCCATCGATCTGCCCGCCTTCCGCAAGCGCTTCGCCATGGCGCAGGCGGGGATGGCCGATGCCGCCGACCCACGCTGGGAGGATGCGCTGCGGGCGGCCGACCCTCTGCCGGAGGATATGCTGGCCCCCTTCCTTCTGATCGCGCGTGCGGCGATGCAGGGGCTACCCTGCCCCGATGACGCGGAGCTGGCGCGAGCCTATGGCACCAGTTCGCCGGGTCGGGTGCGGCGGCTGATCGACTATATGGAGAAGCTGGGCGTGATCGTGGCGCGGACGGATTTTGGCGGGCGGCGGTCCATCGGCGTGCCGCAACTCGGACTTTCGACAGCGGCGGCGGAAGGATGA
- the hutU gene encoding urocanate hydratase: MTRIDNSRIIKAPTGMALSAKSWLTEAPLRMLMNNLHPDVAERPEELVVYGGIGRAARDWESYDRIIETLKRLEDDQTLLIQSGKPVGVFRTHEDAPRVLIANSNLVPHWANWEHFNELDKRGLAMYGQMTAGSWIYIGTQGIVQGTYETFVEMGRQHYGGDLGGKWLLTAGLGGMGGAQPLAAVMAGASCLAIECQPSRIDMRLRTGYLDVVASTIEEAMAIIGESCAGRKPVSVGLLGNAAEILPELYRRGIRPDLLTDQTSAHDPVNGYLPIDWTVAQWIERREREPAAVAKAAKASMAVHVRAMLDFQAAGVPTTDYGNNIRQMAKDEGVENAFDFPGFVPAYIRPLFCRGIGPFRWAALSGDPEDIYRTDARVKELLPDNTHLHNWLDMAREKIRFQGLPARICWVGLGDRHRLGLAFNEMVAKGELKAPVVIGRDHLDSGSVASPNRETEAMKDGSDAVSDWPLLNALLNTASGATWVSVHHGGGVGMGFSQHSGMVIVADGTAKAAERLERVLWNDPATGVMRHADAGYEIARDCAVDKGLDLPAIL, translated from the coding sequence ATGACCCGCATCGACAACAGCCGCATCATCAAGGCTCCGACCGGTATGGCGCTTTCCGCCAAAAGCTGGCTGACCGAAGCACCGCTGCGGATGCTGATGAACAACCTCCATCCCGACGTGGCGGAACGGCCGGAGGAATTGGTCGTCTATGGCGGCATCGGCCGGGCCGCACGCGACTGGGAGAGCTATGACCGGATTATCGAGACTCTGAAGCGGCTGGAGGACGACCAGACCCTGCTCATCCAGTCAGGCAAGCCTGTGGGCGTGTTCCGCACGCATGAAGATGCGCCCCGCGTCCTCATCGCCAACTCCAACCTCGTCCCGCACTGGGCGAATTGGGAGCATTTCAACGAACTCGATAAGCGGGGCCTCGCCATGTACGGACAGATGACGGCAGGCTCATGGATTTATATCGGCACGCAGGGCATCGTGCAGGGAACCTATGAAACCTTCGTCGAGATGGGCCGCCAGCATTATGGCGGCGACCTTGGCGGCAAATGGCTGCTGACGGCGGGTCTGGGCGGCATGGGCGGCGCACAACCGCTCGCCGCCGTGATGGCCGGCGCATCCTGCCTGGCCATCGAATGCCAGCCGAGCCGGATCGATATGCGCCTGCGGACGGGCTATCTGGATGTCGTCGCCTCCACCATTGAGGAGGCGATGGCGATCATCGGGGAAAGCTGCGCCGGCAGGAAGCCGGTGTCGGTCGGCCTGCTAGGCAATGCAGCGGAAATCCTGCCGGAGCTTTACCGGCGCGGTATCCGGCCGGACCTGCTCACCGACCAGACCAGCGCGCATGATCCGGTGAACGGCTACCTCCCTATCGACTGGACCGTCGCGCAATGGATCGAGCGGCGCGAGCGCGAGCCCGCAGCCGTGGCGAAGGCGGCGAAAGCCTCCATGGCCGTTCATGTCCGCGCCATGCTCGACTTCCAGGCGGCGGGCGTGCCGACCACCGACTATGGCAACAACATCCGGCAGATGGCGAAAGATGAGGGCGTGGAGAATGCCTTCGACTTTCCCGGCTTCGTGCCCGCCTATATCCGGCCGCTATTCTGCCGGGGCATAGGGCCTTTTCGCTGGGCGGCCCTGTCAGGCGATCCGGAGGATATCTATCGAACCGACGCCAGGGTGAAGGAATTGCTGCCCGACAATACCCATCTCCACAACTGGCTCGACATGGCGCGAGAGAAAATCCGGTTTCAGGGCCTGCCCGCGCGCATTTGCTGGGTGGGGCTGGGCGACCGGCACCGGCTGGGCCTTGCCTTCAACGAGATGGTGGCGAAGGGGGAGTTGAAGGCGCCGGTGGTCATCGGACGCGACCATCTGGACAGCGGATCGGTCGCTTCCCCCAATCGCGAAACGGAAGCGATGAAGGACGGTAGCGACGCCGTCAGCGACTGGCCGCTACTCAACGCATTGCTCAACACCGCTTCGGGCGCGACCTGGGTATCGGTGCACCATGGCGGAGGCGTGGGGATGGGTTTTTCCCAACATAGCGGCATGGTCATCGTTGCCGACGGCACGGCGAAAGCGGCAGAGCGGCTGGAGCGGGTGTTGTGGAACGATCCGGCGACGGGCGTGATGCGGCACGCTGATGCGGGGTATGAAATCGCACGCGATTGTGCGGTGGACAAGGGACTGGACCTGCCGGCCATCCTGTAG